ATCAAGCATCAAATCAGGAAGTCTATAGGCATCGCTTGAACTGTCAGATAAAACTGTTGACAATAGGCTTATGGGATTGACATTGCGCCTGATTTCACTTGGTGACAAGGTGAAAGTCGAGAATGACGATAGGCGTGACGTAGCTTCGATATATTGCCTCTCAGCGACAGTAGCCGGCGTTGAAGGAGCAACAGATAAGCTAAATCAGGGTAAGAAATAATCGATAGCCAAAGACAAGCAGCGACTCACGAGTCATATGCGAGCTTCATGTTTCCAGTGTAGATGTTGCAGCTATCCGCAGACACATAAAAGTCTTTTGAGACCTTCAATACAACCTCTTCGACCGCTGCATCATCAATTGCTCCATCGCCTTGGAGCATTTTGAGCATTTTCTTCGCAATTTCGAAATCTAAAAGACCACATCAGCTTCAAACTTGCCAATCAAATTTTAGCAACTTACCGCCGGAACGTAGGATCCCATCAAAGTATATCCTACCTCTGGTTTGTAGAGTTAATGTCCCCAGGGCGCCCTTCAAAAGCCCCTCGCCGCTCGACAGCCTCTCCATATCGTTCCATAATTTGCGCCAACGATCATCCCCGCTTTTCCCTACTGAAGCTCCGCTTTGTCTCGCTAATCTCTCCGCCAACTCCACTTGCGCTTTTTGATCCCCCGCCATCCCCAGGAGCTCCCCTAGTCGTTTTTCAACACCCCATCTGGCCAGTATTTCTCCACTTTCGAGTTGGACATCAAGAATATCAAGAGCCCGAGAAAGGGAGGCGAAGGgtaaaggatggaaaaatAAAAGAATATCGCTCTTGGAAGGTGGCGGTGTGGAAGCAGATGTTGGACGAAGGAAATTTGAGATGGAATCGAGAGTCGTACTTGTgagctcctcgtcctcggcGTCTTCTCCAGTCAGTTCCCAGACAGGAAGACACTCAAAGATAGATGACATCGTTGACCAAACGGCACCGCCTCTTTCTTGGCTGCCATACAAGCATGCAAGAGCCAATCGAGCCACATCCAGATCGTTGCGTATCACTCTTTCagagaggggaagagtaGCCTTGGATGCCTCGAACAGTGGTAACGCCAAACGGAGCGGAAGAGAAAGTATTGTGGAGTTGAGAGAATCTGAAACAAGACTGGACGAGGCTATCCCTGCTCTTTCCGCACGGGATTCGAGGACATAGAGATAGGGCATAACCAGGCGTCTAACATCGTCAACGATACTTTCTGGGGTTGAATTGGAAAGATATGCAGCTATAATGTCTGATTCTTTTGCTAACATCCAGTTTCCAAGGGTCCATTTTGCATGTTGGTCTTGAGTAAGGTTCGCGTCATATACTAAccgagaaagaagagagaggtcCTCGCCTAGGGAATCGAGCGAAGGCACACCCAAAGACGCTCCGTGCTGAACCCAAGCGAGTTGTATATCGAGAATGCCCACTTCATCCAGCGATAGAACGTGAGTGGTGTACCATTTTGTGAGATCTGAAGGGGAAACGGCATGCTGACGaggttggaggaggatagtAGGTGGAATAGTGGATATGGACGGAGGTAAATACACATCGTTGATAATCTGTGGAAATGCCTGATGGGTCACAATAGAGGATGCTACTACTGGGCGTATCCACCTTTCATTATCGTCGCTGTCCACTGCGGGCAATAGTTCAACCGCTTCCAAATCACTAGGTGAAACCCATCCAGGGACGGCTTCCAAAAGATCAAACCTATAGGGATACAATTCCCCATGATTGTGTTGACAGAGCAGCCTCAAAGCTTGTAAAGATGAAGTAGACGCGAGAGTTAAGGCCGAAACTAGGACTGGCTGTGAGAGAAAACCGGACATGGTGATCGGAAGAGGATCGGCGGATTCGAATGCGGTAGTGGAAGGTGCGGCCGGGGTAATCACAGCTTGAGAAGTGGAGCCAGATGCGGGAACAGATGAATCCTGCGACCAAGGGTCATCCAAAAGGGTGGACCCCTTCgaatcctcttccttgggATCTCCGTATTCTCCCCAGGGATCACCAAGTTCCGTGTCATCTTGAGGAAGTGGCTGTCTTTCGTCTTTGTCGATCATAAGAGCGTCGAGCGCTTCCACTTTGGCCTCAGTAGCAGCTACTTGTTTAGGAGAAATGATCTCCCATGTGTCAAGTCGGCGTCGCATTTCTTCTAGTCCCAAATAGGCCCGCAATGTCTCCTCCCGAGCTCCAACGACTTTCtcaagttcttcttctgtcacTTCTTCTGGTGAAGCAAGGACATCCGCAAAGTACACGAGTCCCTTCTCGAGCCCTTGTCCTATGACATCTTTGGCTAAGGAAGCATCGTCGACTTTACCAGAGATGAGCAGCTTGAAGCACAAGCTAATAGCCTCGCTGTCAGAGAGCGTGATGAGCGCCTGGATGAAGGAAGCAGAGGTGAAGGGTATCGGGAGGGTTTCCAGCagtccttcttctgtcatCTGGAGAATCGTTGATAAGATTAGGAGGTTATCGGAGTGTATCAGGCAGTAGCAGGATGCTGCCTACTGTGAAGTTGAGACTCAATTCACGAAGCTCCACCAAAGACCTTGCCAAAGACAATCATTTGCATGGCGACAATCCAGCTGTTGTCGCTGCTGGCTGCTTCGGGGTACGCCTAGGTGTGACGTCCTGATGTCATCACAAAAAATAACTTGGATGTAGAACTTAATTTTCCTTCCATATAAGTAAAGTGATCGTTTCACATTTATTACGAAACAGATGCAAAAGGCACGGAATTTCAGTTGATGCCATTTCAAGTCCATCATATACTTGTGTTTATGCTTGCGTTGTAGTGAAGCCACCACTCACCCGATTTTAAGCTGTGTATTTAGTTAGAGGATAGAAAAGTACATCAAGTTCCATCAGACTAATGTGTTTTCTGCTTTTTTGAGTGGTGTGTAAAGTCGAAAGATACGATCGAACGATGATGACTACTAATAATAACAACTGCTGTTGTTACACATGATGCAAACTACTATCGGTATGTGATAATGATTCCCCTCATCAGACGGACGCAATGGTTTCGGTAACCACGGCCAGTATAGGGTGATGATGCAAGGAAGTTCATTATTTCTGCTTTTCTACTAAGAACTAAGACTACTATTATTAGCACTCCTCCGGTGTTGTTGTACTACGAGTGAGTACTCCTCTCGCTAAGTTGTTGCGATATAATACTCCAATAACTGTACAACAAGGTCTTGTACAATCGTACAGTACACAGCGGATACCGAAGACCACCGTGATCGGCGTGGGCGGGTATGATCGTCATTCAGCAGAGCAGGAGTGATTGCATCGTTGTCTGTCGCGTCGTCGGTGCGTGGCGCATCGCAGAAGATACACAGGAGTGGACCATAGCTCCGTGGTTCATATTAGGTCACGATAGTATTGATCCAGGGTTGAGTGTCAAGGCCCAAAGATGATCCGTCTATCTTTCTGAATTGTGAATTTTGATTGATACTTTCCGTGTTTATGCTTGCCACAACTCTATGTATGCACTTTCCTATCAGCGACCACACACCCATATTGAATGACCCACCAAACGCGTGTTTCCGTTACTGACGCGTCGGGGTTCAACCGCCCGGAAAGTTACTCAATCAGGGAATTATGGGTGCAGAGTTTCAGGCGACTAGGCGTTTGTTGTTAGTTGTTGCACACGGACCTCTTCCAACATCTAACATCCGCCATCGTGTCTGACCAatcctcgtccacctcatctccttctctttcccattccattgtcttttccatctcttctcctccctctcctcctctttttaCACGCCGCCACCGTCGTTTTTACCAGTGTCTCTAAGTGCGAGAAGCTCTTCAGACACTGTGCATTCAAGTCATTGCTAGTTAAGACTCTGGAACACATTGTAAGTCGATGTTTGCTGCTTCAACCAAGTGTCATGCCCTCGTCTTGCATCGTCTCTACAACAGTCCTTCCCCGTATTCGATCCTTactccttcctttcatgCCACCTTCGGTAGGCTCTTTTTCACCCCAAACGGCCATCGCTGTCTTGTTCTGTTGCAAGATACCGCCGCACTGTCAAACACCGGAGGGTCCAAGCTGAACAACTGCTTTCCCATTAGCTCTGGTGACTTGGTCCCCCTCCCGCATTAATCTAACGCGTCTATGCATCAGCAAAGAGCACCCGCCGCCCACCATCATTCTTATTCGTACGCGCCTTATCCACACGCTTCAGTTTCTGCCGAAAATACTGTTCCCTCGATGGCGCAGCCTCAAGTGTACTACCAGCAGCCACCGGCTGACTTTTACCCGCACGTGCCGGGTCATAACCCACACACTGGTGCATCCCACGGCACACAGGCGGGGCCATCCCAATCAGCGGAAAACAACGCATTCGCCATGCCGGACGTTCGTCAATCAAAATCCGCCCGACCACGGCCGCCTCCTTCGTCCGTTACAATGCCCATGATCCCCACTTCGCTTCCCGACCCATCTATGCATTCGTACGCTCCGGTACAAGCTCCTGTTCCCCAACAGCAGACGCGTACTGCTAACCGCCGTTCACACAATCCTGCTGCCACTTTGAATTCGCCCTCGGCGCCGCGGCCTGAGGAGCTGACAGATGAATATGTCTTGCACCCTTCAGTGTACGCATTCAAACAAGAGTACCCGCGGCGAGCCATGGTCGGCTTGGGCCCGTATATAGTGCTACAGACATTGGGAGAAGGCGAATTCGGCAAAGTCAAGCTAGGTGTTCATGCGGACTACGGCGTGGAAGTTGCAATCAAGTTAATCAGGCGAGGTGATCTTCAAGAAGAGGCTCATGCAAGCAAAGTCGAAAGAGAAATCAACGTTTTAAAGGTGAGCCCGATATCTCGCAAATCATACCCTTACGGCCGTATGTTGGCTGACTTGTTCTTCAGACATTGAAACACCCAAACATCGTGCGTATGTTCGATGTTCTTGATACGCACAAATATATCGGTATTGTGTTGGAGTTTGCTGGAGGTAGGCTTGTTCTTCGCATCTTTACATTATACTGATATAGTTCAGGCGGGGAGCTTTTTGAGTACATCCTTGCCAACGAGTACCTGAAGGACAAAGAAGGTCAAAGGATTTTTGCTCAACTAATATCCGGCGTGGACTACCTGCACAAGAAAGGCGTCATCCACCGTGACTTGAAGTTGGAAAATTTATTACTCGACAAGAACAGGAATCTTATCATTACGGATTTCGGGTTTGCAAACCAATTTGACTTGTCCAAAGGGGATCTCATGTCTACCAGTTGCGGAAGTCCGTGCTACGCCGCGCCAGAACTTGTCGTGCTGGACACACCTTACCATGGTTCCGCGGTCGACATCTGGTCCTGCGGAGTCATCCTTTACGCCATGCTTGCTGGATATCTTCCTTATGACGACGATCCTGACAACCCCGATGCCGGAAATGTTGTTGAGCTTTATCGCTATATCATGAATACCGAACTGCATTATCCGGATCACGTATCGCCACTGGGCAAGAACCTACTCCAACATATGCTTATCCTTCACCCCGAGCATCGAATCAAGATACCTGTTATTGTCAAACATCCATGGCTCAAATCCTATCATGACATGTTCAATAAGTCTGTCGAGGAATGCGAGGCAGCCTTCCAGGATGCCATGTATAGGAAAAGTAGACAAGCCAGAAAGGAACTGCAAGAGCGTCGCAGAGTTCAGACACAAGCTCGCGAATCCTTACAGACGAAGGAGAGGGCCCATGTGCAGCGAAGCCAGAGCAGTGCTCCAGGCACGATTATCAATGCAGCTGCACTTGATCAAATCCGTCGCCGACCACATAGTGCTATGCCCGGGTCCACCCCACTTCCCGAAATCATTGCTAAGCACTCTGAGTCAGTAGATGACGTAGCGCTCACTATGCGATCGGCTACGCCCCCAACTGCCCTCTCTCAACCGACTGAGATTCGTTCCCCTACTACTGAGTCCCCGCGCCCACGGTCTGAGTCCATGGCTCCTCGCCTTTCATTTACGACGTCCGTCAGTACCCCTACTGCCATGACTGTTGAGACGCCATCCTCCGTCCCAGTGCAATCCCCCACCGACGCTCTGCCCCCTGCGGCAATGACTGTGATGCAGCCTTCGGTGGAAGCAGCGCCACCAATGCGAGATCACAAGAACCGTAACACCATTCAAGTGGAACATGCCGGGGAAGGGTTGCATGACAGAGCGAAGGAAGCCTTTGATGCCAACCATGGACGTGCAGATGGATCAATGGAAACGACAAGCACTGCTGACACCGGGATGGTCGCATCTTCGCTTCTTGACGTGAAACGGGAAGAATCGACTGATATTGAGATGGAGTCAGGCTCTTCGGACAGCGAACAGCCCAAACCGGCAAACGATGGTATCTCGCAGCAGCCCGGAGAGAAGTCAATGGATATACCTCCTATCGTTCCGATAACGATTCCTCTTGCCCCTCCCGCAGAATCCGGTAccgcaacagcagcaaacGATTCTTCACAGGTCCTCGAACCGCAGGAAAAGTTGTCGCCCGCTCTCGTCGAGCATGGGTCTGCTTCCATCGATGAAATGGCATCCCCCTCCACTCCCCGGGTTTCCACATCTGTTGAACAGGAACCTGTCAATATCACTCCTCGCGCAAAAATGCGGGCGCCCCCAGTTGCTACCACTCCAAAGGCCTCTCTGGTTAACGAACGGAAGAGACATGGTTCTATGCCCCCTCCAATGGGCCCCAGCTTTGTTTCAGATTCCCGACCAGAATCTTCGCTCACTGCGACTGGGCTCCCTAAACTTCCGAAAAAGGATCGATACCGGAAAGGCATGTCGCTTGATAAATTCGGACTGGCGAAACTTCTGGGTCATGCTTCGCAGGCTCACACAACGGTGCACggtgaaggaaagatggcCCCTCCTAGTGCCAGTTCCAGTGCTCTTGCGCTGCAACATCAATTACAGCAACATGGAGGCCAGAGCCAGGCGGTATCAGAGAGCGACAGTGTCAAAAAGTCGAGAAGGCGAACTTTGCAGTTTGGTTTCCATAGGTGAGTGCAGTTGTGTAATTTCAATATGACAAGTGTCCTCTAACATTAAGACAGTCGCAAGGATAGCAAGGCATCTTCTGCTGCGGTCGCCACTCCTGGAACCCCTCTTATGGACAAGGACACCAATGGTGAGAACAGGTTATCTTCCATTACTGGTGGCACTGCCTCTCTGAGGGataagagaaggaaaacagTTCAAATTGGCTTAAGCACGTACGTTCTCATTTCAGTCTTTCACTCCCAGCATGGCTGATTCTTTTCATCTAGTCAATCCGAACAGAAAGATACAACGGTAAACGTTCCTggtctctcttcttctggtcATTTAGTCAAGAACCCTGCTACCGAACCTCCCCAGGGAATCTCCATTGGTCCTGTCGTTGGGACAGATGCCTCTGCACTGAGCCAAAGCTCTCCCTCGGCGGTTGCATTGGAAGCATTTGCTGCACAGCAGGGTCATTATCCTAGCTACCGGGGATCTTCTAGCAGGGCTTCCAAAGTCATGGACTGGTTCCGCCGCAAAACATTTGTAAAAGAGACATTACCCGAGCCCAAATCGCCGGTCATCAAGTCGGATTCCCAGTCGTCATTTGTACGAATTGGTGAAGTTGCCTCACCTGCGAGCAAAACACAGGAATCTGCTCAAGCGTCAACGGTTTCTCAGGAAAACACTGACAAggcggaagagaaaatTGACTCAACCGCTGATCAGGAGAATGCCGCAAAGACAACTCCGACCAAATCCCCTGTTTTGCCACAACCCATCGGTGCTACTGCTACGACACCCTCTGTAATGATaactcctcctcgtccgaCTGCTGCTACCACACCTACTATTGGTTCTTCAACACAGCAGTCTCCACCCACTACTATCCGTACACGATCAGCCTCAACATTCACTTTCGACGAGTCCAAAATTCGCGTGCACACTGGTCTGGTTGATCAGTCAGCGCTTTCCACCAAGCCACCGCAAGATGTCTTTGTGGAAGTCATACAGGTCTTGCGCGGTATGGGCGTGGAGATGAAGCGTGAGAGTGATTTCAAATTGAGGTGCACgagagcaaagaagaaggccgcTGGCACCTCGATCGGCTTGGGAAGCGTCGTTAGTACGGGGTCGGGTATGAGCCCTTTCTCGATTATGAACAATGCTTCAGCCAGCAAGGTAAGAGCCTTTTTTATCGTCAGTGAATGACCGCTGACCTCGAATGGCATTAGACCGACTCTCGAGGGTTGCCTAGACCTACTAGTCCCTCTGCTGTGGCTAACCGATCGAGCGCAGGTATCAAGGGTCTTCTCCGTCGGGGAAGTTCTCGATCCTCTGCTCACCCTGCTCGACTTACTCGGACTGGTGATGAGGTTCCCAACCCACCATCTCAATCCACGCCAAATCTAGAGCTGCCTGAGTCGTCGATGGCATCCAAACCTGAACCATTATATGGCAAAGAATTGTGGGTACTTATAATCTGCAGTGGTTGCGAACATAAACTAAGCTTTGAATAGAATGGACGCCGGGGACGAAGTGAAATTTACAGTAGAGTTGtgcaagatgaagaatttACCCGGGCTTTTTATCCTCAAGATCAAAAGAACAAAGGGCAATCTTTGGTCATTCAAGTTCATATACCAGACAGTGATTGAGTAAGTTCTGCCCCATTGACTACAGTGGGGAGCATACCAGCTGACTGAACGGCAGGCGTACAACCACCCTCACACACTGATTCATCAATCATACCACATGATACGTCCAGTAATTCCGGCATGGTTTCTGGTGCAAGTCAAGAAATAGATCCATTCATTTGCATCCTCGATACCCAATTCCCGTTTTCATTGACACCCCCCTGTAGTTTTTAATCCGCATAATCGTTATGTTCTGATTTCGTTGTCTATATTATTGAATTAGCATCTTTTCTTGGCCAATCCTTCCCCACAAGAACCCATACAACAATATACATTTAAGTACAGTCTTCAATTTTCCAGTCCGCATTGTTCTAGTTCCATGACTTGCAGTCACTTTTTAGACAGGTTATTCAATTGAGACCATTATGTAAAAGTCATTGTCTGTCGTCAATGTTTTAAATGATCGTTCTAACAGAAGATCGGAGCCCAAAAAGGGCATATTTGTAGTGAATTGCTGATTTTACGTAGAAAAGgggaaatgatgatggtacGGGAGCAACAATCCTGCTAATGATGGTACGGTACCAAGCCAATCCTACATAATACTCATCTCTTCGTTTAATATCGGCTCTTGCCGAGGGACACTTACTGCCTTCACTTGTTAAGCACTGTACGTTCTAATGCAGGTGTTGTTGTCATCTCTATAGCTTGTTCAGATTCCATCTTTGAGTATGTCCTCGCAATTTGGATTGGACTTGGGTCGAGGTTTAAGAGGCAACAAAATATCGTCTTGAGAGGAGTGCACATGTTTGTCGTCGGTGGGTGACTTCAATCTGAGCATGCTCCAAAAAGGCATATTCATTGTTTGACTAAAATGGGGTCAATAATTGTTGATGACAGAACTTAATTCGTTCAAAGCTTCTGACGACCTGATGAATATTACTCATAACAGCCCTCAAAACGGTTCCGGGATTCAAAACAGCCGAGAGTCCAACGATGTAAGACTTTGACATGACCATCTTACGTTTTCTGTCAAAAAAAGTGTCTAGTGCAGGGAGGTCAAATGAGCACCAAcgtggagaagaagctccTAAGGCTGGAAGAGACATCAATCAGTCACTCACTATCTGTGTCTGGTCTGTAGGGCTTCGAAAAGATTTGTAGGCAGGAAAGATAAGGAAGGCAATGGCCATCAGAGTTGAGGGGAAGTCGAGCCTCCGCTGACCTTCTGTATGGTCTATGCTATAGGCAAGGGGATTATTTGTAGCAGCACTACAGGACTTACTACGATAATATAAGCTTGCTTGGAACTCTGCCTGCCAACTGCTTTTCAATTCAATTTCGAGCATCTTAGGCACCAACCatatgatgatggaagcTGAGATGATAGCGTTTGCGGCGATTACAGGTGTTTGTAGAGAACCACAATGGATTCTAAAGGTCGAGAAGTCTGGAAACAAGGTGCATTTAGTCACTACTtggcggaagaagctggGCTACAGGATTGGTATCAGTAATGTTGGAGGCTGCTGGTCAGGTGTGTTGTGGTCAGCGACAATTATGCGGACGTCTAGATATTCATGCAAAGGACGTTAGTCTGTAGATGGGAGTCAATCTTCACCCCCTCGTTCCTTGTCTCTCAGCTGTAGGAAGCTAGATACCATTGCCTCTCTACTGGACTTGATCGTGGGCCTTGGGAGCATGGAAATGCGGATGAGGAGAGGTTGGTCTTTTAACGACAGCCCACGGACGCGTACCGCGAAGACGGCTGCACGGCGATAAACATCCACTCTGTCAGTATTGCTCACGTCTATACTTCTAGTCGACGTTGTAGGtgggcagaggaagaagaaacacATCAAGAGTCATCAAGGCCTGAAATGCTTCCGATAGATACATCAGTTACTGAGTATgattcatcagcatcagGCACCTCCATATTTCTGGTACCATTTGGGACTGACGAGACGCTGACGTGAGGCTGAGGGGGAAGAGTCCGTGCCACGGAGAGTGTgcggaaaagaaagaggcGGTGACCGATGATCCAGACCAAGCCCATCCGAAAGGTTCGTCGTAATAGCGGCTGACCGGACTGATGGTACCTAGAGAATGTTTCATCAGGCGATTACTGCTATTGGGTGGGGCAGGAATGATCGTTTCAGAAGCAATAACGAAATACCGTAAGACCCGCAATGCTGCATTTGCAGCACCATTCTGCACAACTGTCACGATTGCCGGCTAGGGCGAGGAGCTGTAATATTAGCTTTGCGCCTTTAACGTCTGCGCTTTCGCCCATTCCTCTGCTGCCAAGCGCCACGATTGAATAAGTAACATCCTCCACAATCCATGAGATATGCCTTGAGCCCTCAGCCTTGAGTCATGAGTCATGGGCTCTCACCCTCGTCAACAGCCAGCAATAACCATCATGCTTCTGGGCTCCGATGGTGCGATGTTATTGTTATCGATGTAAAACATGAAAACTCATCAAAGAAATAACCCCATAATAGAATGATCAAAACAATGGAGAGACATCGCAAGGCCTCTACACTTTGAACGCCGAAGAGAGAATAAGTTCCAAGCAGGAGCTGCCCTTTGGTACAAGACTATTCATGCGAACAGCAAGACTTCAAACCATCCATTATTCGAGGCATTCCATTACGGCCTCGACATCAATTAACGACTTGTACCTACCTGGCCAGGGGTCACACCCGAAGCAAACTGTCCCCTGAACCTGAACTGACTCTGACTCTGGCTTGGCGTCAGACTGGACGTTGTCGACATACGTCCCTGTCCGTGAGATGGTCTTTGGGGCACGGGCGTTTCGGGCGGATTGTGAACATGAGATcctcgaggaggatggcggTAAGAGACGGAATGGGGTATTTGTGGATCTAAAGTGTAGGTATTATAGTGAGGATAGCTTTGGGTCGGATGAATTAGAGGACGTCGGTAGAATAGCTGGGGTTGGCCTTGAGTGGTACTTTGGGGCcgagagggaggaagagactgTCGATGAGATTGTCGAGAGGACACTGAGAGAGTAGGGAAGGTACCGGGAGGCTGAACGAGCGGAGTTGGGGGAAAGTCATCGTCTAACCATTGCTCTTCACCTTGTCCATTCAAGGCCCCTTCCACGGGATTTTCGCCCATGAAATCTTCCACCATTCTTTTCATTCCATCACTAACTGCGTCCTTCATTGCATCGACTGCACCTTCACCTAGGCCTTCCAAAATCGGAGTGGAAGAAACTGATGGTGAAAGTatgcgaggaagagcaagcgAGATATGGTTCGGGTGGACAAAACGGTCTTGCACAAGGTTTCGAAGACGAGAGACAATAAGCTGTTCAAGTTTGGGTATATCTAGGAATCAGAGTTAGCTCTCAAAACATCCTGTAGGATAACGAAAAAAGAATAGACCTTGTAATTTTGCTCGACTTCCAAGGAGACTTGTGACTTTCAGGTTGAGATGGAAATCAGGCAATAAGTTTACATGAATATGTTGTCGATCCTCTATTGGTTCATGAAGTTGTACACTCATCTTGAGCCATGTTAGTTACACCGGTATAATAAATAATCCAACTTACAGTACCACCGATAGACACAAGCTCGACACCCAATGTGACTGGTAAGACCGCAAAACGCGGCTTTGGAAAGTTGACCAGAACGGCCGTGGAGAGTGTCATGCTCAAAGAGTCCAGATAGTCAACATCAATTTCTGCACGCTAACAATATTTGTGAGTCATTCTTTCgatgagaaagagagagacaAGAGGCGTACCAAGCGACCTTGTCCATCTGCTGGCCTTATTCTAGCATTTGACAAGAGCGGATAGGAAGTTCCAAGCGACAACGAGGTGACATCTATTGGATCAAGCCAGCTTAGGTTTTCTCCCTTCGGATTAAGCCATCCTTCTATTCTCTGCCTtgcgccttcttctccgccttcCGAAAGAAGGTCATTCCGGTAACCTTGTAAGATTTGAGCCAACAAAACATTAACCCAGTCGGAAGATTCGGCGGGATGGATAGACATATCATATGATGTCTTGGACAGGAGGTTTGATAATGGAGGGGGTGTATGGTTAGAGAGGAGCTTTTGAAAATCCGGATGTCAATACATGTACGAGTTTAGACGAAGCAATACGCACATCTGCCCGCTCGGCACGTCGTTTGCGCCAGCCTTCATGGTCTATCTGCTCACTGGGAGAGAATACAACATAGCGAATAAACAATAGGAGGATGATTAAGAACGATGCCTGGCCGAGAACGAAGCCTTCGGTGAAGGTCAAgttgggagagaaggttTCGGACATGGCTGGGAGGGCCGGAAAGTCGGGGAAAGAGCAAGTAGCGAGAATGTCCTGATTTGTGTGCTTGCACTAATGTGTAGATTACCGCGGCATGTCTCGCGGGATGGGTTGGGGGCGTGCCAGCGGGTGAAGTGGCTGCAATAGTCGACAGGCCGGTCTATGTTCCAAGAATACTCGCAGGAGGTAACGTCGAATGACCGAATTTATCAAAAGAGACCATCCTTTATCAGAGCATCACAGCGGAGTtgcttccatctccgcACTTCGCAAATATGCTAGCCAAACGGGGACCAAAAATGTATCAAGATTGCGACGGCAGTGTATGAACTTTATACAGCTGTGCTCCAAAGACCATCAAACGAAGAATGAAAACCCAAATGCAAAGTATATCATGCGGTGTACAGGATGCATCTCCCCAACGGCCCTAAAGTCTACCCAGTTTACTTCTTGGCAGGCTTAGCGCCGACCTCCTCGACCTTGAGTCCTGTAAGGTTGTCAATGTTGATGGCCTTTCA
The Cryptococcus neoformans var. neoformans JEC21 chromosome 8 sequence genome window above contains:
- a CDS encoding mitochondrial outer membrane protein, putative gives rise to the protein MSETFSPNLTFTEGFVLGQASFLIILLLFIRYVVFSPSEQIDHEGWRKRRAERADLLSNHTPPPLSNLLSKTSYDMSIHPAESSDWVNVLLAQILQGYRNDLLSEGGEEGARQRIEGWLNPKGENLSWLDPIDVTSLSLGTSYPLLSNARIRPADGQGRLRAEIDVDYLDSLSMTLSTAVLVNFPKPRFAVLPVTLGVELVSIGGTMSVQLHEPIEDRQHIHVNLLPDFHLNLKVTSLLGSRAKLQDIPKLEQLIVSRLRNLVQDRFVHPNHISLALPRILSPSVSSTPILEGLGEGAVDAMKDAVSDGMKRMVEDFMGENPVEGALNGQGEEQWLDDDFPPTPLVQPPGTFPTLSVSSRQSHRQSLPPSRPQSTTQGQPQLFYRRPLIHPTQSYPHYNTYTLDPQIPHSVSYRHPPRGSHVHNPPETPVPQRPSHGQGRMSTTSSLTPSQSQSQFRFRGQFASGVTPGQVGTSR